CCAGAACTGTTGAATCTAGCCTTCTTGTTCTTGCTACAAATTTTGTTCCTCACATTTGTAGCAGTGCTGTTAGTGGCACACTTAACTGATTGATTTGAGACTTCAGCTACTTCACCCAGATCCATGCAAATATCTCCAAGaacctcatcagaagaaatcttaGCACACTTCTCTTTAGCAATTCCCGTGTTTCATTTGCTCTTTCTTTTGGATTTCTTACTTTTGTTACGATTTTTGGAACTTTTTGCTTTTACAGGTGCAAGTTCCTCATCTATGTTCTCATTTCCTTGCTCACAGTTGACGGCTTTCACTGTTTCTGAAGCAACAGCTTGACCAGTAGGTGCACCCTGAGTTGGGGAAGCTACCAcacattcatcatcttcaattgtGTTCAGTTCTTTATATCCAGCCtgcagtccatttgaatttcagtttaaGTAAAAAGTTACATGAAACTGGAGCTGACTATTTGACTGTAACACAACTGTACAACAAATTGTAACTAAAATATAGCACCTTAGTTTTCTCAGGTGTTGAAAATAGCTCAGGGGAGCAAGGTCTCTGTGTCCACTCGAACATCTCACTGAATCAAGCAACATAGCATTTTTCATTAAACCCTAAGTCGATTTCGTGCAAGAAACCAAATTCAGGATTCTTTATACAAATAGGTACTTTAGTGAAACAGCTACTGTTCAGTTGTTTATGTCGAGCCAAATCAAGTTTATGAGCATGTATGTAACTAAATGGTGAGTAAGATGTTCAACCAGCCCTTCAAATTCAGTCTAAGTTATCTTTTTATGTAAAAAGTAAAAGAAATACTTACATTTCCGATGGATTTAGTAGGGCTCTCATCATCAGAATCTTTTAAATCACTGAAGCAAGGAATTTTTCATGGAGTATCTTTGGTATCATCAGAACTCATCAGCTGACCGCTTGGTTTCTCTACATCATCGTCAGGATTATCTTCTCTCAACCAAACGAAGGGCGCAAATGCAGGCTCCCCTTTGTCATTAGAAAAGGACATCCTCTTCTATTTAAATAAGCTACTCCCACGTCAatcttcagaaatttcatcaagtcTTCCAACTGCAAAGTTCTCAGACCTCATTGGGGTTTCAGATAAAAGGCATTGTGGAACTTGAACCCTTTTCTTTGCCGGAAAGGTAGGTTCTTGGCTTGTTGAGATACATTGTCAGCAATATCGCAATCTTTTGAAGTTTTCCCCTTAAATTTCCTCTTCTTCCTTCCGTTGCCTTTAGCTGACCTTCTATGAGGTCTGGACTATCAGAATCGGCAGCACACTGTGGTTTCTTCTGTGCACAAACAATTTCATCTATGCACTAAAAACAAAATGACAATTAGAAAACACATAGCACGTCAAACTAATGAAAAGGCGTAATTCATTTAGGAAACACGAAGTCTTGAGCAATTGGCATAAGATTGTAATTTTGCAATGTTAGTGCGAAGCTAGTAACCGGAAAGAGATTGTTCAATCATTTTACCTGATCCATCAGTAGGTGGTGTAGTTTGACTGGCTAATGTATTGATTCCTGAAGCAACTTCCATGCTCTTATAGATACTAACCAAGTTATCCATATTCGGAGCCGAACGAACCTCTACCAACAACAAAACTATGCAGTAAGATTGGGGTAAAGGGTATAAGCAAGATCCATCatccaatttctagggttttactAAAATGTCACAGAACAAATTGGGATTTTACAGCACAAAATTTGGGATTCTTACTAAAATGTTacagaacaaaatgaaataagatAATTAAAAGTATCTCTTCGTCCGAATGGAACTTTGATTCCATAGTTTTCTTAATACATAGACTGAAATAAGAGCaaactgttgagattattagtcccacattgtctgggcatctaatttataatctcttagggtctCTCCACTCATTATTAATTGGTTTTAAGTTGGATGCCCGtcgactttaacatggtatcagagcaggctatttacgACGAGTCagttgaccgcgcctttactccgcgtcatccGATTTAATTGCCCACGTGTTAGATCCAGCGAGGCTACAAAACAATCGAATACTTACTCGCAAAACAAATGATTATAGGTGAGAGAAACTGCTGATTTCAATAGATCCAAGCTGCAATAAAAACAATCAAAATCAGATAAATGGATTCAAATCTATTTAGGGGTTCCTCATCTGGGTTTAAGATCAGAGAGAAATGGGGTTTTGAAAccccaaaataaaaacagaaatcaCTAACCAGATTGGGATAAGTTTTAGGTTGGGGGAATAATCGCACgatatttcaattcaatctgaAATTTGAATTTCCTGAAATTTCGAGACTTTACCCGCCAAATATTTTaatgaaaattttagatgatagGACCCAACGCAAGGTCTTGTTTAGGGGGGGCTGGGTCTTAAGCCCATACATCTAAGATTTGGTCATAGCAGAGACTCCAGACATCTAAAGGCTAACTACGTTGGCGATTCATGTTTTCGGGACATTAACAAGGCTGCAAGCTCGGCCGGTGCCTGGAACGCATTACTGGCAGTTAGAGATGAGATGACGAATGGCTATTTTTGGTCCATAGGCGATGGTCGTGTTTAACATATGGAGGCATCCATTGAATCTTAAAAGCAGGACCAGATGCTCAATTCTAACATCACAATGGTTAATAAGTTAATGATGCATAACAGTCGCAGTCGGAAATCTGACACCGTTAGCTTTGTGATCTGAGCCTGAAAGCAAGGGAAATTGCTGCAATTCGCATTCCTTGACAGGGAGTGAAAAGATAAAATTATTTGGAAATTCACTCCGACAGGGGAATTCAGCATTAAGTCGCTCTGAAAATTCTTGAAAAATTAGTGCGAAGGTGCTATATTTTAATTACAAATTGTTATGCAGTAGTCAAGAGTATTCGCATCAATTTTAAATCCAAAATAACTGCGCATCGAAAGCTTGATATAAAGAACTAAGCGCATTGAAGATAAAGATTGTGTGAAAGCCGTCAACTGTAAGAAATGAGGATGCTGATGAGGAACTTGCATGAAAGAGCAAAAGAAAAATGGGCATTGCTAGAGAGAGTCTGCTAAAATTTCTACTGATGAGGTTCTTAAAGAAGTTTGCATAAACCTGGGCGAAGTAGGTGCAGTTTCAAAATCAATCAGATAAGTCTGCCAGTAACACAGCATGAAAGCTAAGAACATGAAAGCtagattcaaaaattaaaacaCATACATCTCTTGGTTAACGAGTAGAATCAGCAAGCAGCATCATTGGGCTAATTTTTGAGACTACTACACCTGCTGCTGACATTTTTCTGGTTTTTCACAAAATACATACCCCCGGTTACAAACGAACTTGATAAATATCGTGGGACGACAGATTTACGCTACAAAAAAACGCAACTTGATACCAGTTTTGCAAACAAGATACAGAAACCAAATTCATGATAACATTCCCCCCAATTAATAGTCATATCGATCCGTTCATTTACATAACCTACATGATAGCTACAACCTAACCAAAGCATTGTTAAAACAGAGTCTCAACTCTCAACCTTAGTCACTATTTCTGTAGTCGGTCAGTAGAAGAACAAAAAGGATCTTTGAATAAACTGATTTGAGTAGTTATCCAGGTCCCCTGCTTAATTCCCATCCATGAGAAACTTGCCCGATTTTGTATTTTTCTACTTGTAACTGAAACCAAAATGAACTGCAGGCTAGATTAAAAGAAACTGAGCGCATTGAAGATGGTGTGGTAGCTTCCCCAACTCAGGGTGCAACTACTGGTGAAGCTACTTCAGAAACAGTGAAAGCGTCACCTGTAAGCAAAGAAACGAGAACACATATGAGGAACTTGCACCTGTAAAAGCAAATAGTGCAGGAAATCTTAACAAACCAAAGAGCAAAAGAAACATGGGATTGAGAAGTGTGCTAAAATTTCTACTGATGAGATTCTTGGGGATGCTTGCATTGACCTAGGTGAAGTAGGCAAGTTTCAAATAAATCAGTTAAGTGTGCCATTAACAGAACACCCCCAAACGTGGGTAACAGAATTTACAGTAACAACAGGATAGATAGATTCAATAGCTTCAATGCTGAACAGAGTAACAGATGAATTTTAGGAACCACAGCAGCAAACAATGAGAATTGTGTTTCTAAAGATATTGCTGCAAAATCGCCTATTTCATTGGATGACAAATTATGGTCAATTAACAAACACAGTGAGAAAACTAAGAAGCTAGACTTCCACCTCATACAAACTCTAACTAGAGGTTTGACAGGCAATAGCGGGGCTGCTGCTTTGGTGGAGGTTGTCAAAGAAGTTCGGAGGGATGAAAACAACGCAAACACCCAATTGCCTGCTCAAAGTGACCTATAAGTTGTTCCTCCAAGTAGGTCTGAATTAGAGGAGAGAGTTGAAAACAAGCCCAGGAATACCAAAATCTTTTCCGAGAACTTGTTCTGGAGAATTTGTAAATCAGACACTATTTAAGTTCTCCATTGAGGATGGTGGAAAGGTCTAGCAAGGTTGTTCATCCTCCTAAAACATCCGATTTGGAGAAGACAACCGTACAGAAACCCAGGCACCCCAAAATCATATGTCACAGGAGCTAAATGCAAGAGTTGAGACAAGGAAAGTGAGTGAAGAATCTGTTGGCAAAGTTCTAGGTGAGTCTAAGAAAGTTGCAACGGAAAACGAAACCAGAAAACAATTACAAGGAAGCGTTTTGATAATTTGAACAGAACTAAAAGAATCCCTCATGCGTTTAGGGCTATGTTTCTAAAGAAAAGTGAGAACATTCCTATTGAAATGCAGTGTGCTTTTGCCAGCCATCTAATGAGTCAGAGTTGTGTTCAGTTCATACATATCACAATctgtttctttttgttaaaaGTTTCACTATTTCTCATTTATTGCAGGCATCGAATCCATTTTTGAAGTAAACGAGCTACTGAAGATATAAGCTGTTACCTTAAACATGAATGGGTATAAACATGAATGACTAGTGTAAGACAGAATAGCAAACATGAGAAAACAGTGCAACCTAAGACATGTGCTAAAACATTTTCATACAAATATGAACGAGCTTACTATAGAAACACCTTTAAGTATTCAATGTAAATGATGTAGCAATCATGGCCTTTATAGTTACCTGAATTCATCGAACGAGAAAAAGCAACACGTCATACTACAACCCTTAGAATCTTGCTTAGTTATTTTCTtcaatattttgattttgtggAGATACACTAGGATTCTGCATCTCCATAGAGAAGCGTTCAAGAAGTACATTTTTTCCTGCACCAAGTTTCTTCATTTTATATTCATCCTCAGTCTTAATTTCACTCGTTCCTGTTTCTTCAACCCACTTTCGCTTGGGTGTTGAACTAAGTAGCCATTCCTTCTTGCAACTAATCAGATGTGTGTCACATATTGGACCTGGTAAAAGCCTCTCAAGTCTATTATCAGGTGGCGAAGCATCGTCACTTCCCGAACTATCTTCACTGTCACTGATTACGATGAGACTATCAGATTCAATGTCTATAGGGATACTATAATCAGCCCCAACATCTGGTAAAGCTTCATCATCTAAGTCGACTGAAGCTTCATGCTGACTTTTGCTGCTTCTATCACTCGTAGATTCTTCATTCTTCTCTCTAGTTTCATTCATAATTTCTGCACTTCTTCTTCTAGACTCACTCATGAtttcttctctttcatttccaATTCCAGTCTGAATTTCCTCTATTTCATTTCTACTGTTGTTCTCTTCATCACTGTCAGAAACATCTTTTTCTGAAGAATCCGAATTCGCACTGTCTGTC
The sequence above is a segment of the Papaver somniferum cultivar HN1 unplaced genomic scaffold, ASM357369v1 unplaced-scaffold_125, whole genome shotgun sequence genome. Coding sequences within it:
- the LOC113331435 gene encoding uncharacterized protein LOC113331435 — protein: MKDVAERKNGELELEKNKLEKELNDSMAMCTALRDQNSLICEREKVALNKITDLYEEIWNLRREKRDLFGTDSANSDSSEKDVSDSDEENNSRNEIEEIQTGIGNEREEIMSESRRRSAEIMNETREKNEESTSDRSSKSQHEASVDLDDEALPDVGADYSIPIDIESDSLIVISDSEDSSGSDDASPPDNRLERLLPGPICDTHLISCKKEWLLSSTPKRKWVEETGTSEIKTEDEYKMKKLGAGKNVLLERFSMEMQNPSVSPQNQNIEENN